The DNA region GCTGGTCGACGACGTGGCGGTCGACCCCGAGATCGAGGCGGCGGTCGACGCCGCCGTCGCGCCCGAGGGCACCGACGCGCCGGAGACGACCGCCGCGACGCTGGCCGCCAACGTCGCCGCCCACGTCAACGACGGCGTGCGCGAGGACCTGCAGCACCTCCCGGCGGTGAGCTACTGGGAGGACACCCCCGAGGCCTACGCCGAGGCCGCGGACGAGGCGGGCTACGACGAGGCGGCCGTCCGCGAGGTCCGCGAGGCCGTCGCGCTGGAGGCCTACTACCAGTCCTACGAGGACAAGCGCGAACTCATCACGGACCTCCTCTTTGGCGAGGGCGACGGCCCCGGCGGGCTCGCGGGCCACGTCAGCGAGCAGTTCCGCGAGAAGCTCGACGCGGAGATCGAGACCGCGGAGGCCAACCTCGACACCCAGACCGTCGAGGGGACCGACATCGCGGTGCTGGACACCGACGCGTTCACCCACCGCTACGAGTTCCCGCCGACGACGCTGCTGCTGGACGAGCTGCACCGCCGCCACCGCGACGACGTGAGCGCGGTCATCGGCGTCTCCGACGACGAACTCCACATCCGCAGCGACCGCGCCATCGACGTGCGCGACGTGGCCGACCGCGCCCGCGAGTGGGTGCCCAACGCCGGCCTCACGGCCTCCTCCGCCCGCGACGGCAAACTCGAATACATCGCCGGCGAGCGCTCGGCGGTGCTCGACACCGTCATCGACGTGGTCGCCGACGAAGTGGCCTGATACGGAGTATTGCAAGACATTCCGAGATCGACCGCACGCGGTCGTGCGGTCGACTCGGTAAACGCTTGCAATACTCCGTATGAGCGGCCGAGTATCACAGCCGACAGTCGCGGCCGAAGCTTTTTCCCCATCATTTCGTTCGTGTCGGTATGTCCGTCGTCGCCGACATGGCAGAGATCACCGCCGACCACGCCGGCGAGTCGCTCAGGTACTTCGCGGAAGTCGAGCCGGAGTCGCGGGCGGTGACCGTCCACCACCGGCGGGACGGGCTCGACTGGACCGACGCCCGCGAGCGCGAGGTCGAGGAGGAGCTCCACGAACTCACCGCGAAGGCGTCCTACGAGGCGGCGATGGACGCGACGAACGTCAACCAGATCATCAAGGTCGCCGACGACAAGGTGCTGTTCACGGGGTTCGTCGAGGACACGGTCGCGGTCGCCGCCTTCGACCGCGGGATCTTCGCGACGCTGCCGGCCATCGTCGCCGACTTCCGGGAGTACATGATCGAAGAGGACATCGAGTTCGTCTCCCTGGAACTGTAGCGACGGTTTTTGTCGGTCGCGCCGCTGGGTCGAGCCATGAGCGACGACAGCGAGGACGCGACCGTCGTCTCCGAATCGGACCTCGAGTGGGACGAGTACGACCACGGTGACCGGCAGTTCCGTCGGAAGCAACTCGGCGTCGCGGCCGGCGGCGAGGAGTTAGGAACGAGCCTCTACGAACTCGAACCCGGTAATCGCACGTGGCCCCGCCACTACCACGCCGGCAACGAGGAAGCCATCTACGTGCTCGGCGGCGAACTGACGCTGTATCTGGAGCGCGGCGCGGACGAGAACGACGGCGAGGTGAGTGAACACGTCCTCGAACCGGGCGACTACGCCGCCCTGCCGAGCGGGCCGGACCACGCCCACGAGGTCGAGGCGCGCGGCGACGAGACTGCCCGATTTCTCGTTGTCTCGACGATGAACGAGCCCGACCTGTCCGTCCTCGTCGAGCGCGACGCGGCGATGCTGTTCGCGGGCGGCGCGCCCGGTAACTACGAGGACCGATACATCTCGAAGACCGTGGACCTGGACGCGGAGGTCGACTACTGGGACGGGTAGCTCAACGGTCTAGTTGAGCCAACGGAAGCCGTTTTCCGGTGGGGAACGACTCGACGGGTATGCGACGACGCGCCTTCGTGGCCGCCCTGGCGCTCGGGTCGGCGGGCTGTCTTGGTCGGAGCGGGCCGGGGGACGACGGGTCGACCGACAGCGGAACCGACACCGAGCGACCGTCCGCGAGCGACGGGAGGACCCGAACCGTCGAACCGGCCGAGCAGCGCGCCCCCCAGTCGGACCCCGAAGCGGAATCGCCGGACGAGACGTACCGGCTCGGCGACGGGCCGCCGAGCGGCGCGCAGGCGCACGAACTCGTCGTCTGGCGGGACGGCCCGGTGCGCCCGGTGACCGTCGAGGTGTCGGCGCCGGCGGCCGACATCGCGGTTTCGCCGACGCCCCAGCTGGAACCCGGCGCGTACCTGTTGTTCGAGCTGACGGAGCGAGTCGACTACGAGGTGGCCGTCCACGTGAAGGGCGGGACGTGGTACGGGTTCGACATCGCGGCGAGCTACGTCGACTGCAACGACTCGCGGACGACCGTCCGGGTCCCCGAGTCGGATCCGGTCGAGTACGGGACGTTCACCACGTCGATGGCCTGTTCGGTCGGTACGGCGTCGGAGCCGACGGCAGACGGCGGCGACTGACGGCCACAGACTCGGCCGACCCGCCGGCGGTGGTCCGTTCCTCGCTCCGGCCGCCCGCGCTCACTCGCCTGGGTCGAACACGCCGCGGCGTAGCCCCTCGCGGACGGGGTCGTGTTCGGCGTCGGTCGGCGGCGGCGCGGTCACGAGCAACGCCTCCAGCCGACCGCCCCCGTCGGCCTTCACGCCGCGGTCGACCCCCGCGGGGACCGCCACCACGTCGCCGGGGGCGACCTCGTGGTCGGTGTCGCCCTCGCGGACGACGCCCGTGCCCTCGCGGACGTGGACGACCACGTCGCTGTCGGGCGCGTGGACCGGGATGAACTGGCCGGGCTCGAAGTAGCCACAGACCGCCTTCAGGTGGTCGCTCTTGAAGACCCCCTGCGCGGAGAACTGGTCGTCGTCGTACTCCCGTTCGGCGTCGAAGTCCGTCGCTGGCATGGCTAGAACGTCGACGCCGCGCGGAAAGGCCGCTGGGCCGAATCGGTTCGGTCCCGTCGACGGGCGCTCTCCGACCTATCCGGTGTGGAGATACGTGTTCAACTCCCGGCGCACCTCGTCGACGGTCGCATCGGTTGCTTCCGCGGGTTGTTTGTCGACCATCCAGTCTTTGAGCGTCACGACCGACCACGGGGAGACGTAGGAGGTGCGCGGCAGCCGTCCGCGCTCGAACCTGTCGTCGGTGAGTTCGACGGCCTCGTCCCGGGCCGTCGTCGTGACGACCGCCGCGACGTACTCCTGGCCGTGGAAGGGAACGGTATCGTTCGAGAGCACCAGGTACGGGCGCTTCGGATTGTCGCCGAACGGGTCAGTCGCGACGACGACCGCCCCCTGCGAGTACGCCATTCAGTCCCGCTCCTCGTCGCTCAGGTCGGGCAACTCCTCGGCCCAGCCGTCGTTCCGCGCGTACCAGTCGTCGCCGTACGCGTCGGCGGCCGCCTCGACCCCGAGGAAGGAGGCAGCGGCCGACGCGATCCGGTCGTCCTCGGCGGCCGCCCAGTACGGTTCTTTGTGTCGGACGAGCCCCGCGGATTCGAGCCGGTTCAGCGTCGGGCCGACACTCCCGCGGGGAACGCCGGTCTCCTCCGCCAGTTCCGCCGGCGTGTACCCCACGGTCGGCGTCTCCAGCAGGAACTCCAGCAACCGCCGCGCGTTGGTACCCTCTGACAGGTCGATGCGCGGGTCCCCGGGGTCGTGCGTCTCGAAGTCGACGGGCATATACGAGAATTGTACGCGAACTGTATTAGGCGTTCGGAGCGTCGCACGTCACGACCAGCGAGGGGGCTCGGAGTCGCCCGCCCGCGTTCCGGGAGCGGCCGCGAGTCAGTCCCGGACCGCGCGGATCCCCTTCTTCGCGCCGTAGTAGGCCCACTCGGCCGAGTAACAGAAGACGCAGCCGCGGAACTTCGGCCTGCTCGGCCCTTCGTCCGACTCGTTCGCGTCGGCTGTGGCGATCATGGTCGAACGGGAGGACTCGCCGGGCAAGAAAGTACCGTCGATGTGCGCGGCGACCGCACGGGTCGCCGGCGGCTCTCGGGCGAGCGACACGCTTATTCGCGCCAGGCGACGATCCCTGACAACGCGATGAGCACCGAGACGCCGGACGCGACCGACTCCGAGCCCGACGAGCCCGAGGCCTTCCTGCAGGCCTGCCGGGAGCTCGTCGACCGGATCCTCGCGGGCGAGATCGAGAGCGAGGAGGTGGAGAGCGCGAAGAAGGAGGTCTGCGGCAAGTACTCCTCGCCGAAGGTGCCGCGCAACTCCGACCTCATCGACTTCGGGCCCGACGACCGCCGCGAGGAACTGGCGGAGGTCCTCCAGCGCAAGCCCGTCCGGACCGCCTCGGGCGTCTCGCCGGTGGCGATCATGACCTCGCCGAAACGGTGTCCCCACGGGAAGTGTCTCTACTGTCCCGGCGGCCCGGACTCCGAGTTCTCCAGCGCGCAGAGCTACACGGGCCACGAGCCCGCGGCCGCCCGCGGGGTACAGAACGACTACGACCCCTACGGGCAGGTGCGCCTGCGGCTCGAACAGCTCCGGCAGATCGGCCACCCCGTCGACAAAGTAGAGCTGATCCTGATGGGCGGGACGATGACCGCCCGGAGCCACGACTACCAGGAGTGGTTCGTCAAGCGCGCCCTGGAGGCGATGAACGAGTACGACCCCGAGGGCGAGCCCGAACCGGCCGAGGACGAGAGCTTCGCGCAGGACCCCGAGGAGTACGAGTTCAGCTACCTTGAGGACGTGATCGCCGAGAACGAGACCGCCGACGTGCGCAACGTCGCGACCACCTTCGAGACCAAGCCCGACTGGTGCGACCCCGAGCAGATCGACCGGATGCTCGACCTCGGCGCGACGAAGGTCGAGGTGGGGGTCCAGACCACCTTCGAGCGGATCAACCGGGAGATGCACCGCGGGCACGGCGTCCAGGCCTCCATCGACGCCAACCGACGGCTGCGCGACTCGGGCTTCAAGGTCGGCTTCCACATGATGCCCGGCCAGCCCGGGATGAGCAAGGAGATGTGCCTGGAGGACTTCCGGCGGATCTTCGAGAACACCGACTGGCGGCCGGACTTCCTGAAGATCTACCCCACCCTCGTCGTCGAGGGGACGGTCACCTACGACTGGTGGCGAAAGGACGAGTTCGAACCGCTGGACAACGACGAAGCCGCCGAACTCGTCGCGGAGATCAAGTCCATGATCCCCGAATACACGCGCCTCCAGCGCGTCCAGCGCGACATCCCCGCCGACTTCATCGAGGGCGGCGTCTGGAAGTCCAACCTCCGCCAGCTCGCCCGCCAGCGCATGGACGAGCACGGCTGGTCCTGCGACTGCATCCGCTGTCGGGAGGTCGGCCACCACGACGAGGAACCCGATGAGGTCACGCTCGACACCGACACCTACGAGGTGGCGGGCGGCCGCGAGCACTTCATCAGCTTCGAGGACCGCGAGAAGGGGATCCTCGTCGGGTTCTGCCGGCTGCGGTTCCCGAACGACCCCGTGCGCCGCGAGTTGCAGGACGCCGCCGTGGTCCGCGAACTCCACGTCTACGGGAGCGAAGTCGGTGTGGGGCAGTCAGCGGGCGACGGCGACGGGAGCCACCAACATCAGGGGTACGGCAGGCGACTCCTCCGGGAGGCCGAGCGGCTGGCCGCCGACGCCGGCTACGGCAAACTGGCCGTCCTCTCTGGGATCGGCGTCCGGCAGTACTACCGCGAGAAGCTCGGCTACCGTCAGGACGGCCCGTACGTCAGCAAGCGACTGTGACCGGCGGTCCCGGTCACAGCTACGGCGGCGTCTCCGCCGGTCGCGTGGGGCCGTCGTCGTCGGTCACGTAGCTCCCGTAGTCGATCTCGGCCCAGTAGAGCCGGCCGTCGTAGCGGACAACGTAGGAGCCGCCGTAGTCGGTCTCCTCGACGGGCTCCTGTGCGCGGAACCGGTCGACCAGCGAGTCGAACGCCTCGTTGTCGCTGTCCTCGATGTAGTTGGTGCCGTTCAGCGCGTCCTCGACGACAGTCCGCTCGGCGTCGGAGAGGCCCGAGAGCTCGAACTCGTGACGCTCCCGGAGCGACTCGGCGTAGGCCTCGTGGCTCTCGGCGACCAGTTCGGCCTCGTAGCGGTAGACGGTCAGCGTCTCCCGTTCGGCCTCCACGTCGATGGGATAGACCTCCCCCTCGTATCTGACCGCGTCGTACTCCTGTGTCGGGGCCAGCACCGACGACTCGGCGTCGCTCTCCGTGTAGGTGGCGCCGACGCCGAAGTCGTACCCCGGTTCGAGGCGCTCCTCGTCGGGCGGCTCCTGGGAGAGCACGAACTCCAGGGTCTCCCTGTCGACGGCCGGCAACTCGTCGTAGTCGACGACCGTCCCGTCGACCGCCGAGGCGTTGAAGTCGATCCGGATCCCGACGTCGTATCCCGGTGCGGTCCCGTTCTCGGCGTAGTCGACGGCGTAGAAGCGCCCGTCGTAACGGAAGGGCAGTCGCTCGTCGACGGGCGGGTGGTCACCGACCGCCGTGGCGGTCCCGTTGTCGATCGCTCGCTGCACCACGCCTTCGTCGGCGTCCGGCGGCGCGTCGGTGGGTGCGGGACGGCTCGCTTCCTCGGCGAGCGCCCGGTCGTCGACGGGGGTAAGCGAGAGCGACCCCGCCGCCGAGCACCCGCCCAGTCCCGCGAGGAGGGCGACGAGCGCGAGAGCGAGGGTCGTCCTGCGTCTCATATCAGAGAGTCGTGGCTTCGACATGAATGTCTTGTGTAGACCCAAACCGGGATTTGACTCTCGGTCCGCGACCGCCCGACGGGTCCCGGACCGGGCGCGGCCAGTACCGTTTTCCCGCTCGATCGCCAACCACAGACAGAGATGCCAACGGAACTCGCGGACGGGGTCTGGCTGCTCGACATCGGGCTGGTGCCGCCGTTCGCGACCAACGGCTACCTCGTCGACGACGGGACCGTCACCCTCATCGACCCCGGCCTGCCCTGGAACCGCCCCTCGCTCGGGTCGGAACTGAGCGAGATCGGCTACGAGGTCGGCGACATCGACCGCGTGTTCCTCACCCACTACGACATCGACCACACCGGCGGCCTGCGGGCGCTCGACGGCGCGTTCGACGGCCCCGTCTACATCGGCGCCGACGATCTCGAGCTCGGCAGCGGCGAGCGCGACCCGAAGCTGCTCCACCACAAGGGTCTCTTTCACCGTATCGCACGGCGGATCTACCCGCTGCCCGACCACATGGACATCCGCGGCGTCGAGGACGGCGAGGAGATCGGCCGGTTCACCGCCTACCACACGCCGGGTCACAACCCCGGCCACACCGTCTTCGTCCACGACTCCGGGGCCGCCTTCCTCGGGGACCTCCTCTGGGAGGACGACGGCCGGCTCACCCCGCCGTTCTGGCTCGACTCCTACGACATGCGGGCGCTGACCGAAAGCATCCGCGACCTGAGCGAGCGGGTCCCGCCGTTCGAGGTCGCCGCGATGGGCCACGGCACGCCGCTGGTCTCGGACGGCCGCCGGGCGCTGCTGGAGTGTGCCGCCCGGTTGTAGGACATGGACCTGATTCGAGCAGTTCGTGACGTGGTGTCTCGGGTAGTCGGCCCGGATGGGCCCGAGTGACCGTGACTGCAACTGACAGCAAGCGTTGAAAGCCCTCGGCGCGCTCGCGGTCGCTGTCTTCGAAAATCGAAGATTTTCGGGATGCCGAGAGCGCTCCGCTCTCTCGAACCAAGCGGGATATCCGCGCTCTCCGCACCGCCCGCTCACGGCAGAGCCGTTCGCTTCGAGGCGCCAGCGCCTCGCACCGCGCGGATAGTGCCCGCTCAGACGACTAAAATGAACGCGAGCGCGCCCCGCCCGTTCAGTCCGCCAGGAACAGCACCGCAGACGGCCACATACCTCCCCAGCCGATTCGCTCGTTCGCTCCGCTCACTCACTCATCCCTCGCGCGGTTCCGTCGCGCGCATGAACCCGCGCGCGACAGCACGCGCCACTGCGGTTGGTCGGTAGCCGTCCTGTACTGACGGCAGGTGACCGTGAACGCGTCGGGTCCGGGTCCGTCTCAGAACTTCGCGGCGCGGAGCGCGGTCTCGATGTGGTCGTAGGGGTCGTCGGTGACGCTGGGGCCGTGGCCGGTGTGAATCTCGGCGAGTTCCGGCGAGACGGTGTCGCGGAGGTACTCGATGCTGTCGACCAGCGTGTCGCGGTCGCCCTCCGGGAGGTCCGTCCGGCCGAAACTCCCGTTGGCGAACACCAGATCGCCGGCGAACAGGACCTCCGGGCCGGCGGCGTAGAAGCAGAGGTGGTCGTCCTTGTGGCCGGGGGTGTGCAGCGCCTCGTAGCTGTGGTCGCCCAACTGGAGGGAGTCGCCGTCGGCGACGGCGTGGTCGACCAGTTCGTGGTCGGGGTCGAACCCCCACACGTCGCAGCCGAACGCCTCGGCGAGGGCGGCCGTGTTGCCGACGTGGTCGGGGTGGGTGTGGGTGAGGACGACGGCGTCGAGGGCGGCGTCGCGGTCGCGCACCTCGGCGGCGGCGTCGAACTCGCTGCCGGCGTCGACGAGGACGGTGCGCTCGCCGGTGACGAGGAAGGCGTTGCTGGTGAAGACCTGCTGGCCCCGGGCGACGTTTTCGATCACGGCCGCCCGTACTCGCGCCGGGGCGGTGAGCGTGTCGGTTCGCGACCGGTCGCCGGTCGCGGCGCCCGGCCGCGGCGGATCGACGCAGACCGCGAAAAACCGCCCGACTGCAGCTATCAGGCGCGCGAGCCGGACCCACAGGGCTATGTGTGATGAACGACAACGACGCCGTAGAGAGCAGAATGACAGGATCGGAAACGCCAGTCGTGCTCATCGTCGAGGACGAGCCCGACGTCGCCGAGACGTACAATCTCTGGCTCGCCGACGACTACGAGGTTCGGATGGCCGGGAGCGGCGACGAGGGGCTGGCCGAACTCGACGACGAGGTCGACGTGGTCCTCCTCGACCGGATGATGCCGGGGCTCTCCGGCGACGAGGTCCTAGAGCGGATCCGCGAGCGCGGGCTGGACTGTCGGGTGGCCATGGTGACCGCGGTCGAACCGGACTTCGACATCCTCGAGATGGGCTTCGACGCGTATCTCTGCAAACCCATCCGGAGCCAGCAGCTCCACGAGACCGTCGAGAACCTGCTGGACCGGTCGGCCTACGACGACCTGCTGCAGGAGTACTACTCGCTGGTCGAGAAGCAGGCGACGCTCGAGGCGACCAAGAGCAGCGCCGAACTCGCCGACAACGAGGAGTACCTCGAACTGCGCGAACGGGTCGAGGAGCTGGAGTCGGAGCTGTCCGACACCCTGGGTGGCATCGACAACGACGAGGACTTCATCGCGACACTGCGGGGTCTCGGCGATGTCGAGGAGTAGTGATTCCGAGACGATGTACGACCTGACCGACGTGCTCGACTTCGAGGCGCTGGAGTCGGTCCGCCCGGGGTCGAACATCCTCGTCTCCGGGCCGGCCATGAGCGGCAAGGAAGACCTGGCGATGTCGATGCTGGCCGACGGCGCCGAGCACGGCCAGGGCTCGCTGATCGTCACGACCGGCGACCGCGCCGAGAACGTCCTCGAGGACTTCCTCGAACGGGCGCCCGACGCCGACGAGTCGACCGTCAGCGTCGTCGACTGCCGCGGCGACGGCAGCCGCCGGGGCGAGGCCACCGCCACCGGCAGCTACGTCTACCACGTCTCATCGCCCGGCGACCTGACCGGCATCGGCATCGGGATCACCGAGTGTCTCGAGTACCTCCACAACAACGGCGCCGAGAGCGGCCGCTTCGCGCTCACGTCGCTGTCGACGATGCTCACCTACACCGACCGCAAGACCGTCTTCAAGTTCTGCCACGTCCTCTCCTCGCGGTTCGACTCCGCCGGCTACCTCGGCCTCTTCACCATCGATTCGTCCGCCCACGACGACCAGACGCTGCAGGTCATCAAGCAGGCCTTCGACGGCATGATCGAGATCCGCGAGGACGAGGGCCGCCGCGAGGCCCGCGTCCTCGGCCTCGCCGGCCAGCCGACCGAGTGGCAGGAGTTCTGACCGCCGTCGCAGTCCGGTGTCCCTGTCTCCCGAGTCCCGGCCGAAGCCAGCGGCTCGCCGCGCGACCTCGCGGGCTCGAACTCAACCGACTGACGATCAATCGTAACGATAATTTCCGGACGAATAATCGATATTAGGTCCTACAACTCACCTTGTGGAGAAGATTTATACACAGAAACGGAAGATATTGAGATGCAACGGTCGAACGCGAGCGCGTTCGGCCGGGCACGTTCGAGCCACCGGGCTGACGCCCGGACCGAACCGACGAGCATCGCGCGCCAACCAGCCACTGCCAGCCACTGCAGCCACCATCACCACCGGCCTACCACCGTGGTGCTGTCATCGGATAGGCTACTCGGCCCCGAGTAGTCGTTTTCGACATCGCGACGGGGCGGCGGCCTCGCCGTCCACCCCCGTCGAGCGATCCCCGTCAGGCGATTCACGTTCCGCCAGCGATGGCCGGGCTTTAATCCGACGAACCGCGTAGCCGTCGGGCATGGGAACGAGCGACCGGCCGGAGGGCGACCCCGCCAGCGACCCCCGGATGGACTACGACTACGCGGCGGACGCGGTGGCGCGACCGGGACTGGTCGCGGACCTGGACGAGCGGGTCGCGGGCGAGGTGCGGTTCGACGACTACTCGCGGGAGCTGTACGCGACGGACGCGAGCATCTACGAGGTGACGCCCGTCGGCGTCGTCTACCCGGAGTCGACCGCCGACGTGGCGAGCGTCGTCTCCTACTGCGCCGAGCGGTCGATCCCGGTGCTCCCCCGCGGGGGCGGCACTTCGCTGGCGGGCCAATCGGTCAACGAGGCGGTCGTCCTCGACTTCACGAGGCACATGGACGCCGTTCTCTCGGTCGACCCCGACGAGCGGCTGGCCCGCGCCGAACCGGGGGCCATCCTCGGGGAGCTGAACGCCGAACTCGCCGCCCACGACCTGAAGTTCGCGCCCGATCCCGCCTGGGGCGACAAGTCCGCGCTGGGCGGCGCCATCGGCAACAACTCGACGGGCGCCCACTCGCTGCAGTACGGCAAGACCGACGCCTACGTCGAGGCCTGCGAAGTCGTCCTCGCGGACGGGACCGTCACCCGATTCGGCGAGGTGACGCTCGACGAACTCCGCGAGCGGGCGGACCCCGAGGGGGACCTCGAAGCCCGGATCTACGCCGAACTCGCCCGGGTCGTCGACGAGGAGATCGAGGCCGTCGAGGCGGCGTTCCCCGAGCTGAAGCGCAACGTCTCGGGCTACAACCTCGACGCGTTCGTCGCCGAGGCCCGGGAAGCGCTGGACGCCGAGAACGGCGACGACGCCGCGGCTGGGGACAGCGAGCCGGCCACCGTCAACGTCGCCCGCCTGCTCGCCGGTAGCGAGGGGACGCTCGCCATCGTCACGGAGGCGACCGTCTCGCTGGAGCCGGTCCCCGAGACGAAGGGGCTGGCGCTGCTGACCTACGGGAGTCTGCTCGACGCGCTGGAGGACGTGGACCCGATCCTCGAACACGACCCCGCCGCCGTCGAGGTGCTCGACGACGTGTTGCTGGACCTGGCCGCCGAGACCGAGGAGTTCGGCGACCTGGTCGACTCGGTGCTCCCGGAGGGGACCGGCTCGGTCCTGCTCGTGGAGTTCTACGCCGAGAGCGACGAGGAGGGGCGCCAGCGGGTCGCCGATCTGATCGCCGACCGGGTGGGCGCCGCTCAGGGCGCGAACGTCGTCGACGCGGCGACGACGGAGGCCGACCCCGCCGAGGGCGCCGTCGACGTAACCGACACCCCGGTCCGGGCGTTCGCGGCCCGGGAGGCCCACGAGGAGGCCGAGCGGGCGCGATTCTGGAAGCTACGCAAGAGCGGGCTGCCGATCCTCCTCTCGCGGACGACGGACGCGAAACACATCGCCTTCCTCGAGGACACGGCCGTCCCGCCCGAGAACCTGCCGGACTTCGTCGCCGACTTCCAGGCCGTCCTCGACGAGCACGACACCTACGCGAGCTTCTACGCACACGCGGGTCCGGGCTGTCTGCACATCCGCCCGCTGGTGAACTCGAAGACCGTCGACGGCGTGGCCGCGATGGAGTCTATCGCCGACGAGGTGACCGACCTCGTGGTCGAGTACGGCGGCTCGGTCTCCGGCGAACACGGCGACGGTCGCGCGCGCACCCAGTGGAACCGGAAACTGT from Halosimplex halophilum includes:
- a CDS encoding FAD-binding and (Fe-S)-binding domain-containing protein, whose amino-acid sequence is MGTSDRPEGDPASDPRMDYDYAADAVARPGLVADLDERVAGEVRFDDYSRELYATDASIYEVTPVGVVYPESTADVASVVSYCAERSIPVLPRGGGTSLAGQSVNEAVVLDFTRHMDAVLSVDPDERLARAEPGAILGELNAELAAHDLKFAPDPAWGDKSALGGAIGNNSTGAHSLQYGKTDAYVEACEVVLADGTVTRFGEVTLDELRERADPEGDLEARIYAELARVVDEEIEAVEAAFPELKRNVSGYNLDAFVAEAREALDAENGDDAAAGDSEPATVNVARLLAGSEGTLAIVTEATVSLEPVPETKGLALLTYGSLLDALEDVDPILEHDPAAVEVLDDVLLDLAAETEEFGDLVDSVLPEGTGSVLLVEFYAESDEEGRQRVADLIADRVGAAQGANVVDAATTEADPAEGAVDVTDTPVRAFAAREAHEEAERARFWKLRKSGLPILLSRTTDAKHIAFLEDTAVPPENLPDFVADFQAVLDEHDTYASFYAHAGPGCLHIRPLVNSKTVDGVAAMESIADEVTDLVVEYGGSVSGEHGDGRARTQWNRKLYGEDVWDLFRDLKATFDPDWLLNPGQVVGVDAADVEAGEAPDRARTVDMTENLRFDPDYAFDAGFEPELNWENDNGMQGMVELCHGCGGCRGGQDTTGGVMCPTYRAADEEVTATRGRANMLRQAMSGDLPDDPTDDEFVSEVMDLCIGCKGCAKDCPSEVDMAKLKAEVEHAHHEEHGTSLRERVFANVDRLSALGSATAPVSNWLQKLPGSGLVAERLLGVARERTLPTFERESFVDWFAGREAGVSEDEAERKALVFPDTYTNYSHPEAGKAAVRVLEAAGVHVDVPDDVAASGRAAHSKGFLDTARERAERNVEELAPRVADDWDLVVVEPSDAVMFQHDYLDLLAGAAAETVAANAYGVCEYLDRFRLDERIEFDAPAEALTYHGHCHQKATKKDHHAVGVLRRAGYEVDALDSGCCGMAGSFGYEAEHYSMSKAIGSILYDQVADSDGDAVVAPGASCRSQLADREGGESPPHPVERVADALDTAPE
- a CDS encoding cupin domain-containing protein, with protein sequence MSDDSEDATVVSESDLEWDEYDHGDRQFRRKQLGVAAGGEELGTSLYELEPGNRTWPRHYHAGNEEAIYVLGGELTLYLERGADENDGEVSEHVLEPGDYAALPSGPDHAHEVEARGDETARFLVVSTMNEPDLSVLVERDAAMLFAGGAPGNYEDRYISKTVDLDAEVDYWDG
- a CDS encoding RAD55 family ATPase is translated as MYDLTDVLDFEALESVRPGSNILVSGPAMSGKEDLAMSMLADGAEHGQGSLIVTTGDRAENVLEDFLERAPDADESTVSVVDCRGDGSRRGEATATGSYVYHVSSPGDLTGIGIGITECLEYLHNNGAESGRFALTSLSTMLTYTDRKTVFKFCHVLSSRFDSAGYLGLFTIDSSAHDDQTLQVIKQAFDGMIEIREDEGRREARVLGLAGQPTEWQEF
- a CDS encoding winged helix-turn-helix domain-containing protein, whose translation is MPVDFETHDPGDPRIDLSEGTNARRLLEFLLETPTVGYTPAELAEETGVPRGSVGPTLNRLESAGLVRHKEPYWAAAEDDRIASAAASFLGVEAAADAYGDDWYARNDGWAEELPDLSDEERD
- a CDS encoding MBL fold metallo-hydrolase, which codes for MPTELADGVWLLDIGLVPPFATNGYLVDDGTVTLIDPGLPWNRPSLGSELSEIGYEVGDIDRVFLTHYDIDHTGGLRALDGAFDGPVYIGADDLELGSGERDPKLLHHKGLFHRIARRIYPLPDHMDIRGVEDGEEIGRFTAYHTPGHNPGHTVFVHDSGAAFLGDLLWEDDGRLTPPFWLDSYDMRALTESIRDLSERVPPFEVAAMGHGTPLVSDGRRALLECAARL
- a CDS encoding MBL fold metallo-hydrolase, with protein sequence MIENVARGQQVFTSNAFLVTGERTVLVDAGSEFDAAAEVRDRDAALDAVVLTHTHPDHVGNTAALAEAFGCDVWGFDPDHELVDHAVADGDSLQLGDHSYEALHTPGHKDDHLCFYAAGPEVLFAGDLVFANGSFGRTDLPEGDRDTLVDSIEYLRDTVSPELAEIHTGHGPSVTDDPYDHIETALRAAKF
- a CDS encoding type II toxin-antitoxin system PemK/MazF family toxin, coding for MAYSQGAVVVATDPFGDNPKRPYLVLSNDTVPFHGQEYVAAVVTTTARDEAVELTDDRFERGRLPRTSYVSPWSVVTLKDWMVDKQPAEATDATVDEVRRELNTYLHTG
- a CDS encoding HalX domain-containing protein, which encodes MTGSETPVVLIVEDEPDVAETYNLWLADDYEVRMAGSGDEGLAELDDEVDVVLLDRMMPGLSGDEVLERIRERGLDCRVAMVTAVEPDFDILEMGFDAYLCKPIRSQQLHETVENLLDRSAYDDLLQEYYSLVEKQATLEATKSSAELADNEEYLELRERVEELESELSDTLGGIDNDEDFIATLRGLGDVEE
- a CDS encoding cupin domain-containing protein, whose translation is MPATDFDAEREYDDDQFSAQGVFKSDHLKAVCGYFEPGQFIPVHAPDSDVVVHVREGTGVVREGDTDHEVAPGDVVAVPAGVDRGVKADGGGRLEALLVTAPPPTDAEHDPVREGLRRGVFDPGE
- a CDS encoding tRNA uridine(34) 5-carboxymethylaminomethyl modification radical SAM/GNAT enzyme Elp3: MSTETPDATDSEPDEPEAFLQACRELVDRILAGEIESEEVESAKKEVCGKYSSPKVPRNSDLIDFGPDDRREELAEVLQRKPVRTASGVSPVAIMTSPKRCPHGKCLYCPGGPDSEFSSAQSYTGHEPAAARGVQNDYDPYGQVRLRLEQLRQIGHPVDKVELILMGGTMTARSHDYQEWFVKRALEAMNEYDPEGEPEPAEDESFAQDPEEYEFSYLEDVIAENETADVRNVATTFETKPDWCDPEQIDRMLDLGATKVEVGVQTTFERINREMHRGHGVQASIDANRRLRDSGFKVGFHMMPGQPGMSKEMCLEDFRRIFENTDWRPDFLKIYPTLVVEGTVTYDWWRKDEFEPLDNDEAAELVAEIKSMIPEYTRLQRVQRDIPADFIEGGVWKSNLRQLARQRMDEHGWSCDCIRCREVGHHDEEPDEVTLDTDTYEVAGGREHFISFEDREKGILVGFCRLRFPNDPVRRELQDAAVVRELHVYGSEVGVGQSAGDGDGSHQHQGYGRRLLREAERLAADAGYGKLAVLSGIGVRQYYREKLGYRQDGPYVSKRL